One Epinephelus fuscoguttatus linkage group LG16, E.fuscoguttatus.final_Chr_v1 genomic window, CAAACTGTAGTCTTATTGTGTGATTTCAGTTACTGAGAAAGCTGACGTCTTACCCAGCAGCTGCGCCTGCCTGCTGCGTGACAGGGAGACAGGTCTTAAGTGGAATGGGAAGGACCCTCTGAGTGCGACGGTCAGGATAGCGCACCACTAAACGTGTGTTCTCAATACAATAACCCTGTGAGAAGAAGCACATAGCAACTTTTAGTCCATAACTACCTTTAAAGACAGGTTTAAAGAACAAGATTGAAAGAGAGCAACCAAATAGGTGCTCACATTTAGTTTCTCCATGGCACGGGCTGCCATGTTTGCATTCTTGAAGTTGACAAAGGCACAGAATCTCTCATGCAGAACACGGATACTCTCGATCTCACCATACCTACAATGCAAAGCAAACAACAGACAAGTCAATAGCCACCTAGGTTATATATTAAatggatgtgtttctgtttaaaaaggtcCACTCTCAAGTGTTTGCTCAAATGTCTTTCAACTGATTAAATAAGGAATAAGACGTTGTACTTATATAAAGTGATTCCAAGTCATGAATTAGGTTAGTATCAAATACTGTACTGAACTATGgtcatacattttaaaaaggtcCCATAGGTGTTTCTCAGTTAGCTCAGTGGTCACATTTCCCACCCACAGAGATGGGCAAGGGCTTCTGAAAGAAAGACAACGAGAAGGAATGTTACTGACATTAATAAAACCACAGGTCAGATACATGATTTGTTGAAACTTGAAGGTGTTACAACCTCTAAAAGGAAAAACTGACCCCTAGCTTTGATTAGACGAAAACTGTCACCTACCCTGGCTGCACAACGGATGAGTCTTGGCTGCcagctgcaaaacaaaaagagctTCATCAATAGAAGAAATGCCTGCAGGGTTTTAACATGTAGAAAATGCAGCTCCTTTCTATAAAACATGTGCATGTGATCTTACCCCTGGCAGCATCAGAACAAGATGCCAGAACAGCCTGTACAGTTGTAAATTTCTCCAGCAGTAGGACACTTTGCACTTCTTCAACACCAAGCTCCTGAGGATAGGATAGAACAAAGTGAATAAccaatcatgaaaatataaTGAAAGGAATTCAGTTTTAAATGAAGGTGACTATTTCAAtcaagaagaaaatgttgcttCTAAAGAGGAAATCTCAGAGGAAGCTCTAGTTATTTTCACTCATAGCTACCAAGCTTACAGGAAACACTTTTACTGACGTGTTTGCAGGTGCATTTACCATTAACTGCAGCACTTTGCAATTAAAAAGGTCATTGACGGCCTCCTCACAGTCTTTGTCGAGTTTCAGCACCTGCTCCATGGCCTTCTCCGCCTCACTGTACCGCTGAACACAAAGACCAACAGAAAATTAGTAAAGACAGTAATCTTAGTAAGCTGGTAATCTTATCACACTATGGCACATTTTTTCTTCATTGAGACAAATAAAGTATAACAACATTCAACATGATGCACACATACATATCTGGGGGTCACATAACCATGTCTAAACCTCCCTCTGGCCACCAAACTAGACTCACTATGTTATTCCCCCATATAAATACCATAACATATACACATCTACGATACATTAACACACCCCTACACATCCACACAAATGAAGTAATACATAAACTATGCCAGCACGTGCTGACACACTCATACACGTGCATTAGATCAGAGTATGTGCAGCACATGCTTCTTTACTTACATGCTACGCCCAAGCACCCACCTTCATGCCCATGAGAGCACTGCCCTTGCGGAAGTGTCCTTTGGGCCAGTCTGGGGCCATCTGAATGGAGCGTTCAGCATCGGCCAGGGCCTGAGGGTACTGCTCCAAACAGTAATAGCAATACGAACGATTCCCAAAGAACCTGCGGGACGTAATTTAATGTTAAAGGAACATTATCTAAAATGTACATACTCCCTTTGTGACAAACTAGCCATGAACACAAACGGTATACCTATAATCCTTTGGATCACATCTGATGGCTTCTGTAAACATGCTGACAGCTTGTGCGTACTGCCCCTCTTGCACCAGCTTTATGCCTTTTTCtgcaagaaaaggaaaaaatgctTGTAAATTATTCTCTGGTGAGTCAGCGGCCCGAGACCTCGACTGACCGCAGCGCTGCATGCTGACATGCTTGCACAAAGGAATGTGTAATCAATAATTTCCTTGACGGTTTTGTATCTTTTCCAATGAATAACCTATCAAAAGGTTGGTTGTGTACCCTGCTATGCAGAAACAATGCCTTACCTGTCAGTGACGCACTTTTCTTGGTCATGGTGTCAGTTCCATTTGTCtgtaagaaaaatattttaatatgttCATGTTCACAGTTGTGGAAATTTACCTAATAAGTTCTGAATGTTCAACAGGAATGGCTCTGATTTGATTTGCCTTTTCAAATCAGATGCATAAAACAGGCTTACATACATTTACTTATCTAGAATGAacatgtgcatatatatatatatatatatatatataagaaacaataaaacagcTTTTAGGATTTTCTCGCAGCTAGtttagtgtttttgtttcatgcatctactttttttttgtcattaacgGATGCCGATATAGGCTGCTGTAAGAGCTAAAGCAATTCATTAGCCTAATTCAAGACATAAATGACCAATGTCTAAGCTTCATCCTACAGCTGATTTAACACGTACACATAATAACAACTGTTGTAAAGACTTGCATGGTCCAGAGTCCACTTTTCACACATATCAGACTTTGGAACTGCCAGAGAAACACACTGCTGCCACAAGAAAAATAGTGCACAGCAGAGTCCTGCATGAGTCTGACTTTCAAGACCTGCGACATGCAATACCCCAACCCACACATTAGTTACCCTACCCGAACCACCAACACATGACGTACTTCCAACTCAAAACTGCAAATCCTTTAATAACCACGTGCTGTTCAAATGTTTCAGTTTGGCAGCGTGTTTAAAGTGATCATCTGGGGACATTTTATACACCTTAAACAAAGATTTTATATTCTGAAATGAAGCTAATTCAGGAAATGCAAATTAAGTGAATATTTTTTGCTTGTCCTTAAAATATTGAGCAGCACATCGCCACAGTTAACGTCCCTGTTATTAACGCACCTGATAGACTGAGCCGACACACAAAGTCAGCAGCCAAAGGaggaaaatgttaaatttaattatatttattttaatatatctATCTCCTGACACCTGCAATCTGACCCGCATTCTCTTTTTTCCCACCCAAAATCGAACCTAGAAACCTAGACATAATATTATTAAGACAAATACCACCCGACCTGATGCAGGACTCTGGTGTACAGCTATGACATTAGCTCTTACTGTACCTCCTCATCTTACATTATGTGATAGCATTCATCCACCTCTCTCTCGGCCTTGTAATATACTTTAAAAATAGTGAGGACCAGTGACTTGTGATGGAAGGTCCCCAGAATGATCACTGCAGAACCT contains:
- the zgc:123010 gene encoding tetratricopeptide repeat protein 31 isoform X1, giving the protein MVALMKFTRDICRLLGLGSGPPVQQQEEQMDCGAATPDPSDATLSQDALNGEEDLSEEEKVRRRAERRKAKRKRRRKRKKQEQVKQNENAERDDEDEDGGAESELDESESEAEVGAEEEKQGVQKEEKKEAKSAASQVSTPVMTSSGIKGQQKSHTRSAEEEPEWDVSSAFFANAASHIKPKGSGRKSKENKENEARRETNGTDTMTKKSASLTEKGIKLVQEGQYAQAVSMFTEAIRCDPKDYRFFGNRSYCYYCLEQYPQALADAERSIQMAPDWPKGHFRKGSALMGMKRYSEAEKAMEQVLKLDKDCEEAVNDLFNCKVLQLMELGVEEVQSVLLLEKFTTVQAVLASCSDAARAGSQDSSVVQPGSPCPSLWVGNVTTELTEKHLWDLFKMYGEIESIRVLHERFCAFVNFKNANMAARAMEKLNGYCIENTRLVVRYPDRRTQRVLPIPLKTCLPVTQQAGAAAGPRRRGPVNGDECYFWRTTGCHFGDKCRYKHIPDQKGKDRKPWQP
- the zgc:123010 gene encoding tetratricopeptide repeat protein 31 isoform X2, translated to MVALMKFTRDICRLLGLGSGPPVQQQEEQMDCGAATPDPSDATLSQDALNGEEDLSEEEKVRRRAERRKAKRKRRRKRKKQEQVKQNENAERDDEDEDGGAESELDESESEAEVGAEEEKQGVQKEEKKEAKSAASQVSTPVMTSSGIKGQQKSHTRSAEEEPEWDVSSAFFANAASHIKPKGSGRKSKENKENEARRETNGTDTMTKKSASLTEKGIKLVQEGQYAQAVSMFTEAIRCDPKDYRFFGNRSYCYYCLEQYPQALADAERSIQMAPDWPKGHFRKGSALMGMKRYSEAEKAMEQVLKLDKDCEEAVNDLFNCKVLQLMELGVEEVQSVLLLEKFTTVQAVLASCSDAARAGSQDSSVVQPGPCPSLWVGNVTTELTEKHLWDLFKMYGEIESIRVLHERFCAFVNFKNANMAARAMEKLNGYCIENTRLVVRYPDRRTQRVLPIPLKTCLPVTQQAGAAAGPRRRGPVNGDECYFWRTTGCHFGDKCRYKHIPDQKGKDRKPWQP